AAAGGATTGTAATGTCAACAAAGAAAGAATATCGAGAAATAATCAACTTAGAACCAATAGTTTTATATAAAAAAGATTTACTTGAATTGGAAAATATTATAGTTCAAGATAAAGAAGCTGATAAACTAACTATAGATATTAAACATGACAATACAACTTATTCCGCGAATACTATTGATGAATTATTTTTAGAAGAGGACTTGCCTCTTACATGTAACAGATTTTCTTTAAGTATGCATAAATGGGCAGATAAAAATATAATCAGTGGAGTTTATATATCATTAAATTTTAACCATGCAGATTTTCAACTAAATTCATCTGATAGTACTTGGTACTATGGAAAGAAACATCAAATTAAAGATTTTTTTCAGAAAAGAAAGCCATGGTATTCTTTTCTGATAAGAATATATACTTGGTTTGGTGGATTCAGTATGCTTTTTTTATTTTATGCTGCATACTTATTTTCTGAAGACAAATATATATCGATGATTTTACCTATTTTAATGTTTATAATTTTAACCATTGCTTTTCCATTGATGCAAAAGCAATTAATATTTCCATATATTAAAATAAATACATATGATAAAAAGAAAACAACTATAGGTCTAAATGAAGTTAGCTTAGTTATTGCAAGTATTGCAGGGCTACTAACAATAATCCAAATAGCTAGTAATATATTTAAATGAAACTTATAACAAAACCTTGGAGAGAAATAGTTTACCCTGCGGGCAAAACTATTTCTCAAGTCAACCGTTATATCCAAGTAGCCACATTATTTGGAAGTTTGAATATGCCTATTTATGAAAGTAAATTGGTAAATTTAAATTAAGGTCTAAATAATGAGTTTTAATGCTGGAGATACAGTACAATTAAAATCGGGTGGCGAGATAATGACAATTGAAGAAATTGATGATGATTCGGCAACTTGTATTTGGTTTGATAATAAGAAAGTTGAACGACATACTTTTTTATTAATAACACTTACGATTGTTGAATAGTTTTATTTAATGATAAAATATACATCATTTTGGTAAAATGGTGCATATTTTAAATATTGGAGTTTATTATGTTAGCTTTAAAACAAGAACAACTTTTTGACGAGATAGATATTTTACCAATAGATTTGAAAACTAAAATTGTTGATAAGATATTAGCTAGTATCACGCCTTTAAACAGTGAAATAGATAAACTATGGATAAAAGAAGCCAACAAAAGAAAACAAGAGATTGAGTCAAAGTCCATTACATTAGTTGATGGAGATGAAGTTTTCAAAAAAATATCTCAAAGACTCAATTCATAAATGACATACTCTTTCCACCCAGATGCTGAACTTGAATTAAATGCTTCTGTTGATTATTATCAAGAGTGTAAAGATGGGCTTGGTTCAGAGTTTGCATATGAAGTTCAAAAAACAATCCAAAGAATTTTAGAATATCCAACCGCTTGGCAAAAGCTAGATAAAGACATAAGAAGATGTTTAACAAATAGATTCCCATTTGGGATAATTTATTTTCAAAAAGATGATGAAATAATTATTTTAGCTGTGATGCAACTAAACAGAAAACCAAACTACTGGAAAGACAGAAGTTAACAGAAGATATAACAAAACATAGGAGCCAATAAGTTACCTAGTGGTCACTTATTGGCTCTATTCAAACGTTATCCCATAGTGAGGAATATTTATGATAACAAGAGCTGAACATGAAGATATTCAAGCTATGATAGAAAAAATGCCTAAAGAAGATTTGCAAGATTTATACGTTGATACGTCAGTAAAACTTTCTACAATGAGTGAGATCCTTGACTATCGTTCATTCACTCCAGACGAAAGTAAAGCAACAGAAATATTCGTAGAAATTCTATTGAGAATTGAAGCATTTCAACAAAATAAGGGCTGGTGGTTTCGAACAAAAAGGCGCATGTCTTTAATAAAAGAATACTTGTCAAAATGATTTTAAATTGATGGATTGTAGATATCGTGGCTGGAATATTTAGTAGGATATCTGTATAATGTGCATAGTATACAGATTAAAAAATAAAAATATAGGCATATAAATGTATTTAGAGAGCTTAAAGAATTTAAAAAAAATAGGCATAAAGTTAAATGACGAGTTTTTTAATTTAGAAAAGTTTGAAGCACCTTTACTCAAAGGTATAAATGTATTACTCCAAAGTATTGATTTAAAAGGTTTAACACTCACAAAAAATGGATTTTTGCCCACAAAAGTAGTAAAAAGTATTGTAGAAGTAGCAGCTACAGAATCAGACAAACGATATTTAAGCGTTCAGACAAGATTTTATGAAGAAGAAAATCTCAGTGCCAATATGGCACGAGTTGTATCAGAAACTCTAAAACTGATTAAAGTGCAAAAAGGAAAATTATTGCTCACTAAAAAAGGGAATGAATTTCTCTCTTTGACTCCTCATGAGCAGTATATAATCCTCTTTAATATTATGCTAGGCATAAATATCGGCTACTTTGACAGGCATCAAGAAGCGCTTTCTGTCCACAACTCTTCACTAATTATGCTACATCTTTTAAGAGATAAAGATAAGAACTTTCGCACAGTAGAAGTATATACGGCTTTATTGCTTGATGCTTACCCAATACTAGATGATGGTATTGAAGCACTTGAGCTCTTGGATTATGGAGAAAAAGATAAGCTGAATATTTTTGCATCTATAGCAGAAACTCGACTATTTGAGAGACTTTTTTTACCTCTTGGACTTATTGATATGCAAACTGCTAAATATCCGCAAAAAGATACATTTGCAAAAAGTGCCTTACTAGATAATTTTATAAGTGAAAAACATGCAATAAATAAAAATTTAGTGCTCTCCAAAAAACTTCTCAAAACATTTCAAGATGAGATAAGACAAAATAAATTAGATATAAATCTCTTTGAAGTCACTATGTACCTATTTGCACAATACGCACACATTCCATTAGCTCCAAAAAGTAGTGTTGTAGATGCTCTGATGCAAAAACACCCCTTGCTTGGTACACTTAGAACAAGCTATACGCAATTATATGAAAAGCTAATCGATAGCGTTTTAACAACATATGAAGAATTCACACAACTTGATACAGTCGGTGCTTCAAGAGACAATCTTGCTGATGAATATATGCATATGATAGACTCACTATTTGCTTTAGCAAACACTCCCAAACCGTTTAATACCGTACAAAAATTACATATTCTTCCGGCGTTTATATTTGATATATTGAAACTCCACCATAATTTAAATCAATTTAGTCAAGATTTTATATTGGAATGTTCTAAAATATTTGGAGAAGAGTTTGCGATGGATATTGCACAACTTATGCTACTTCTTGAAAGGCTTGAAAAAGATGCTAAAAAACTTAAAAAGAATAAAGCAAATTTTGAGCAAGGCGTTAAAGAATTTTTACAAACATATCTTATGATTGTTTTAGAATTACGAAGTAGGGAACTTTAAAATAAATTTGACAAACACTTTTTTATGTTTATAATATAGTCACTTTATATTTTAACTATTAGATTATGAATAAAAATATTGTACAAAAAACCGCTACATTAAAAAGTCCAATTGGTCGGGTTGGTGGTAAATCTAAATTGTCAAACTACACCCCAGTGAAGAATGGCACTAACTTAAGCAGTAAATTCCCTAATACAAGATATTTAAAGCATATACTATAGGTGTTAGTAATATACATCTTCTTCATCTATTACCCAAAAGTATGGAGCAAAACTAAAAATCTGACTGTTGTATAATTGATATTAAAATAGTTTATAGCCCTATTTTGTGAGATAAATAGCTTAAGTTAGTGCCATTCTTCACAGAGGTGTAATTCAAGTGAAGTTCACTTAAGTTTTGCTATAATATGTACTATTTAACTATAGGAATATATTATGCAAACCATGGCAATACAAATCCAAGATGACTATGTTAATGACTTTATAAACTATGTAAATAATCATAGTGATGGCATAACTATCACAAAAGATAAAAATCTAGAATATGACCCTTACTTTTATGAAAGACAAAAACAGTTACAACTAGATTTAGAAGAAGTTGAAAGCGAAAAGGCTGAAATGATTTCACACAATGATTTATGGAATAATATAAACAACCATCTAAAATCTGTAAAATAATTAATGCAAATAATTTACAAAAAAACTTTTGAAAAGCAATTACTACATATTATAAATTATATAGCTCAAGATAAACCTAGTGCAATTATAAAGTTTGCAAATGAACTTGAAAAATTGATATTTTTAATTCCTGACAACCCATTAAAATACAAATCTTCAATCTACTTCAATAATTAAAATGTAAGAGATATGACCTATAAAGGTTATACGATAACTTATAAAGTTAGCTTTCAAAAAAATACGATTGAAGTGCTACGCATATTTAACCAAAACAAGCCAACTAATTAGAAGATATAACAAGACCTTGCAACGAACGCAAAGAAAGCATCGCTGAAGTTAACCGATATCTCGGACGCTGTGCTTCTGTTGTATGAAAAAATAAAATTGGAGTTTAAAATGAAAAAAATATTCTTTATACTACTTATGAGCTTGGAAATATATGCTGGTTCACAAATGTGCGATTCTGGAGATGTTATCAGAGTACTTAGTGATGACAATACAGGTAGCCGTCATCAAAGGTTTATAATAAGATTGTCATCTGGACAAACTCTATTAATAGCTCACAATATTGATTTGGCACCAAAAGAGTCATGTTGGTGGTTGGTTGGAATATAATGGTAACAAATATGAGTAATATATTATGAAATTCGGGGACTGAATATCTATTTCTCTTCCTCTTTCTCCATCTCTTTTTCAATTAAAGCTCTATAAGCCTCATCTTTTGGAACTAGTCCTGCTTCATATAAAAACTGGGATGGGACAAAGTTTGTCTTTTTTATTTTGTCAAATTTTGCATAGCTCAGATATAGTATGTCCTTTGCCCTTGTGACTGCAACATAAAAGAGACGTCTCTCTTCATCTAGTGAGCCGCCTCTTTGCATAAGTTTTCTGTTAGGAAATCTTCCGTCCATCAAATCAATTACATACACCTCTTTATATTCCAACCCTTTAGAAGCATGAACACTTAGTAGGTTTACACCCTCTCCTTGTGTTAAATCTGATGAACCCAAAATCATTGCATTTAAAAATCTCTCATGCTCAGAGTACGGTTTTGATAATTCCTCTAAAAGAACCATCTTTCTGCTTATCTTAGAAAGAGATTCCGTTTTTTGCTTTTCGTCAATAGTTCCATCTTTGAGCTGTGCTCTTTTGCTGGACAAAATTTCAGATATATATTTATAAACTGAAGAAGCAGCTATCTTTTTCACTATAGTTCTGGGTTGTTTTACACCTTTTAAATCACGATACAAAAGATAAAAATCATGCAAGAATGTTGCCGAGTCCTTTGTAAGTTTTGGATGTTTTAAAATTGGATTTTTCATAAACTTTGCTTCAAACCCAAGCTTTGCAAATTTCCCAACAGCTCCTAGTTCTATAAAGTCATCAAAAAGACCTAGTTGATGATTTAACTTTCGTTTTTCAAAAGGATTTTTCATTGATTCATCAGGTGCATATAAACCATAAAATATACTTCCGTGACCTAAAGTCTTTAGTGCAATATAAATCTCTTTTGCCATTGCACTTCCTATACCGCGGGCAAATTCAAATATATGTATAAAGGACATCATATCTGACTCATTTACAAGCAGAGTGTAAAAATCAAGAACAGCTTTAACCTCACGTGAGTCAAAAAAACTTGTCCCCCCTTTTCTCTTACAAGGAATTCCAAGCTCCCTTAGACCAACTTCAATCCCATCTGCAGAGGAGTTATTTCTAAATATAACCGCTATCTCCTCTCTTGGAGTCTGGCTGTCTCTTATTTGTGCCGCCATTGCGTGGTACTGGTCAAAAAGCTCATCATAAGCCAAAAGCCTTGGAGCCTGCGACTCTTTCACTCTCGTTACCTCTAGTTTTTTTTCATAGATTCTTTCGTTATGATTAATAACTTTTGTTGCAAGTGAAAGAATCGGCATTGTAGAGCGATAATTTTTTGTAAGTGTGTGGACTATGGCATTTGGAAATTTTGTAGCAAATGAGCCGATTATTGATATATCGGCGCCGTTAAAAGCATAAATACTTTGGTCATAGTCCCCGACGCAAAAAAGAGATGGCGGTTTTATTGCCTCTATAAGCGTCCCCTGAAGTGCATTTGTATCCTGATATTCATCTACGAGAACCTCTTTATACCCTAAATCTTTAGTTTTACATATTTTTCTAAAGTTCAAAAGCAAGTCGTTAAAGTTTACAAAGCCATACTCTTTTTTCAACTTTTCAAACTCATCAACTATATCTGCATATATCATAGCAAACAGCTCATGTTCGGGATATTTATTTATAACCCAATTATCAAAACTGTTCTCTAACTCCGTATTTTGATAAAAAGAGTATAAATCATAAAGATAGTTTCCTCCATAAGGGGTAATCTCAGCGCCTATATGATCAAATGAACGCTTTTCAAATACGCTTCTAAAAAGTGTTTTCAACTCTCTTTGTTGCTTTAAAACAACCTTTTTATCCTGCTTTTTTAGCCATCTGTAGCTAACTGCATGAAAAGTTCCCGCATCTATTTTAGAGGCTACGTCTTTGCCGAAATACTCTGCTACACGAGAAACCATCTCAGCAGCAGCTTTGTTTGTAAAGGTTAGAAGCAAAATCTCTTGTGGCTTAACACCTGTGCCGAGAAGGTATCCAATTCTTCCTACAATTGTGGATGTTTTACCTGTTCCTGCGGATGCAATAATTAGGTTTTGTGATTCTGTGGAAGTTGCTGCAGCATACTGCTCTTGATTCAGACGAGATAGTGGCAAATATTAGCTCCTGCAAATTTTTAAGAGTGTGATTATACAATGTCAAACTTACAGGATTAGACCGCTTTTACATTTTAAACAATTAAGTAATAAGTATTTAGATACAATAAGCATACATTTTTATTGTATTTTATTATATAAGGTGATTCAAAATATGATTGTTGATGATGGTAATTTTTTAAAAACTGGTTTATCACAAATATCTACTACAAATATTCTAATTGGTCAATTAAAAACTCCAATTGAATTCTTCACTTACAACATCAAGCGTTATAAGGTGCCTGTAACTTTAGTATTATTTTATACTGAACAAGATATATCTTTGGAGATAAAAAAAAACATAAGGCTCAGTGATGGTCTAAAAGTTATAAAAATAGGTGAATCCTACTTTAACTTTATATTTTTGCCATTTACGGAGATAAAAGACAGTTACTCTTTTATAAAAGATATTGAACATGATATCTTAAACAATATTGAGTATCTTTTTTATCTTGAAGAGTTAGAACATGAGATTAACAGGTGCTATAATTTTATTAACTCTTTTCTTTTTAAAATCCTTGA
The sequence above is drawn from the Candidatus Sulfurimonas baltica genome and encodes:
- a CDS encoding YodC family protein produces the protein MSFNAGDTVQLKSGGEIMTIEEIDDDSATCIWFDNKKVERHTFLLITLTIVE
- a CDS encoding addiction module protein, yielding MLALKQEQLFDEIDILPIDLKTKIVDKILASITPLNSEIDKLWIKEANKRKQEIESKSITLVDGDEVFKKISQRLNS
- a CDS encoding type II toxin-antitoxin system RelE/ParE family toxin; amino-acid sequence: MTYSFHPDAELELNASVDYYQECKDGLGSEFAYEVQKTIQRILEYPTAWQKLDKDIRRCLTNRFPFGIIYFQKDDEIIILAVMQLNRKPNYWKDRS
- a CDS encoding type II toxin-antitoxin system RelE/ParE family toxin encodes the protein MQIIYKKTFEKQLLHIINYIAQDKPSAIIKFANELEKLIFLIPDNPLKYKSSIYFNN
- a CDS encoding DUF3465 domain-containing protein; amino-acid sequence: MKKIFFILLMSLEIYAGSQMCDSGDVIRVLSDDNTGSRHQRFIIRLSSGQTLLIAHNIDLAPKESCWWLVGI
- a CDS encoding ATP-dependent helicase, with product MPLSRLNQEQYAAATSTESQNLIIASAGTGKTSTIVGRIGYLLGTGVKPQEILLLTFTNKAAAEMVSRVAEYFGKDVASKIDAGTFHAVSYRWLKKQDKKVVLKQQRELKTLFRSVFEKRSFDHIGAEITPYGGNYLYDLYSFYQNTELENSFDNWVINKYPEHELFAMIYADIVDEFEKLKKEYGFVNFNDLLLNFRKICKTKDLGYKEVLVDEYQDTNALQGTLIEAIKPPSLFCVGDYDQSIYAFNGADISIIGSFATKFPNAIVHTLTKNYRSTMPILSLATKVINHNERIYEKKLEVTRVKESQAPRLLAYDELFDQYHAMAAQIRDSQTPREEIAVIFRNNSSADGIEVGLRELGIPCKRKGGTSFFDSREVKAVLDFYTLLVNESDMMSFIHIFEFARGIGSAMAKEIYIALKTLGHGSIFYGLYAPDESMKNPFEKRKLNHQLGLFDDFIELGAVGKFAKLGFEAKFMKNPILKHPKLTKDSATFLHDFYLLYRDLKGVKQPRTIVKKIAASSVYKYISEILSSKRAQLKDGTIDEKQKTESLSKISRKMVLLEELSKPYSEHERFLNAMILGSSDLTQGEGVNLLSVHASKGLEYKEVYVIDLMDGRFPNRKLMQRGGSLDEERRLFYVAVTRAKDILYLSYAKFDKIKKTNFVPSQFLYEAGLVPKDEAYRALIEKEMEKEEEK